Proteins encoded by one window of Mobula hypostoma chromosome 21, sMobHyp1.1, whole genome shotgun sequence:
- the LOC134359965 gene encoding tubulin beta chain-like, whose amino-acid sequence MREIVHLQAGQCGNQIGAKFWEVISDEHGIDPAGAYHGDSDLQLERINVYYNEATGGKYVPRAILMDLEPGTMDSVRSGPFGQIFRPDNFVFGQSGAGNNWAKGHYTDGAELIDSVLDVVRKEAEGCDCLQGFQLTHSLGGGTGSGMGTLLISKIREEYPDRIMNTFSVVPSPKVSDTVVEPYNATLSVHQLVENTDETFCIDNEALYDICFHTLKLTTPTYGDLNHLMSATMSGVTTCLRFPGQLNADLRKLAVNMVPFPRLHFFMTGFAPLTSRGSQQYRALTVPELTQQMFDAKNMMAACDPRHGRYLTVAAIFRGRMSMKEVDEQMLNVQNKNSTYFVEWIPNNVKTAVCDIPPRGLKMSATFIGNSTAIQELFKRISEQFTAMFRRKAFLHWYTGEGMDEMEFTEAESNMNDLVSEYQQYQDATVGDEGEFEEEEGEEEAA is encoded by the exons TTCTGGGAAGTCATTAGTGATGAGCATGGCATTGATCCTGCTGGAGCCTACCACGGAGATAGTGATCTTCAACTGGAAAGAATTAATGTCTACTACAATGAAGCCACAG GTGGAAAATATGTACCCCGAGCCATTCTCATGGATTTGGAGCCTGGTACTATGGACTCTGTGCGATCTGGACCCTTTGGACAGATTTTCAGGCCAGATAACTTTGTGTTCG GTCAGAGTGGTGCTGGCAACAACTGGGCCAAAGGTCATTACACTGATGGTGCTGAATTGATTGACTCTGTTCtggatgtggtgaggaaggaagctgagggTTGTGATTGTCTCCAAGGCTTTCAGCTCACCCACTCACTGGGCGGTGGTACTGGATCAGGCATGGGTACACTTCTAATCAGTAAGATCCGTGAAGAATACCCTGATAGAATCATGAACACCTTTAGTGTTGTGCCATCGCCTAAAGTATCAGACACTGTTGTAGAGCCTTATAATGCAACTCTATCTGTCCATCAGCTTGTAGAGAACACTGATGAGACCTTCTGTATTGATAATGAGGCTCTTTATGACATCTGTTTCCATACCCTTAAACTGACAACTCCTACCTATGGTGATTTGAACCATTTAATGTCAGCTACCATGAGTGGCGTGACAACCTGTTTGCGATTCCCAGGGCAATTGAATGCTGACTTGCGAAAACTAGCAGTAAACATGGTTCCCTTTCCCCGACTGCATTTTTTCATGACAGGCTTTGCTCCTTTGACCAGCCGTGGTAGCCAGCAGTACCGTGCCCTCACAGTACCAGAGCTCACCCAACAGATGTTTGATGCCAAGAACATGATGGCTGCCTGTGACCCTCGACATGGCCGTTATCTGACCGTTGCTGCCATTTTCCGTGGCCGTATGTCCATGAAGGAGGTGGATGAGCAGATGTTAAATGTACAGAATAAAAACAGTACCTACTTTGTGGAGTGGATCCCCAACAATGTTAAGACTGCTGTTTGTGACATCCCACCTAGAGGGCTCAAGATGTCTGCCACCTTTATTGGCAACAGTACAGCCATTCAAGAGCTATTTAAACGCATCTCTGAGCAGTTTACTGCTATGTTTCGAAGGAAAGCGTTCTTGCATTGGTACACTGGTGAGGGTATGGATGAAATGGAGTTTACTGAGGCTGAGAGCAACATGAATGACCTGGTATCTGAGTACCAGCAATATCAGGATGCCACAGTTGGAGATGAAGGTGaatttgaggaggaggagggggaggaagaggctGCATAA